CTTGATCATCCCAATCTTATTCATCTGCATAAATTTGTCAAAAACAAAAAACACGTCTACCTGTTGATGGATTACTTCCGGGCCCCGAATCTGCGGTCACAGCTTTCATCAGATCGCCAGAGCGTGCAGGCCCGCCTCCGCAAGTTGATTGAATCGACGGGAATGGCGATAGGGCACATGCATGAAAAGGGCTGGGTCCACAAAGATATTAAACCCGAAAATATTCTGATCAGCAAAAGTTCGGAAGTAAAAATCATCGACTTTGGGCTGGCGGTCCCGATTGCCAAAGGGCTGGGTAAGCTGTTCGGCAAACCCAAAGCAGTACAGGGGACCCGCTCTTATATCGCTCCCGAAACAATCAAAAAACTGCCTCTGGGACCAGCGGCTGACATCTACAGCCTGGGAATCACAATCTTCGAAATCCTGACCGGCAAAACCCCTTTCCATGGAGAGAACCCCAAGGAAGTCCTGTTAAAACATATCTCCGAAAAGCCCCCGTACGCCTCCAGCTTTAATCCGAACGTCACACCGGAAATGGATGAATTTATTCTGAAGATGCTCGCCAAGAAACCGGAGAACCGTTTTGCTTCCATGGAAGAAGTCGTCTCGACCATTCGAAACCTGAAGATGTTCAAAGCAGAAATTTCAGAGGTCATCGCGCAGGAAAAAGCGGAAGCGGATGAGGCTGAAAAAGAATCCATGAAGGAAAAACGTCTCGACAGTCGTGCGGATGCGCGGCTCTCTGAACTGGTCAAAGAAAATCCGGAACTCGCGAAGCAATTGATTGCTGATCGTAAAGCCAACGCCAAACCCAAGCCCAAACCGGAACCAGCTCCACAGAAAAAACCACAGCAGCAACAGCCTCCTCAGCCCATGCCCGGAGGCTATCCGCCTCAGTACCAGCAACCCATCTATCCGCCGCAATATCAGCAACCAATGTACCCGCCACAGTACCAGGGGCAACCCATGCCTCCCGGCGGATATCCACCACCACAGGGATACCCAC
The sequence above is a segment of the Gimesia algae genome. Coding sequences within it:
- a CDS encoding serine/threonine protein kinase, whose translation is MAETETTEADNIVDEYELVNLIVDGSTTQIWEVKEQGGTNSFVMKRLLPEPMKKPEIVATMKLEAKVAASLDHPNLIHLHKFVKNKKHVYLLMDYFRAPNLRSQLSSDRQSVQARLRKLIESTGMAIGHMHEKGWVHKDIKPENILISKSSEVKIIDFGLAVPIAKGLGKLFGKPKAVQGTRSYIAPETIKKLPLGPAADIYSLGITIFEILTGKTPFHGENPKEVLLKHISEKPPYASSFNPNVTPEMDEFILKMLAKKPENRFASMEEVVSTIRNLKMFKAEISEVIAQEKAEADEAEKESMKEKRLDSRADARLSELVKENPELAKQLIADRKANAKPKPKPEPAPQKKPQQQQPPQPMPGGYPPQYQQPIYPPQYQQPMYPPQYQGQPMPPGGYPPPQGYPQQPYPPQQYPQQPYQQQPYPPQPQHPGQQPPPQQQPPAQQQPATQPPAANAPPQSPAPQQAPKPPQNQPEPPKNEEKEQKSKNDDDLPFMDELPDVF